Proteins encoded by one window of Pseudomonas tructae:
- a CDS encoding OprD family porin: protein MNHFPHYGLLSLCALSFCASAAEPDFIKDASATLQARNYYFSRDFSGIVGANPQSKAEEWGQGFIFNFKSGYTPGPLGFGVDAIGLLGLKLDSSPDRTGTGLLPVQDDGRAADDYSRVGATLKMRYSKTELKVGELQTNLPILQYNDSRLLPPTYQGVSLTSAEISGFTLQAGHLSSTSLRNEAGDEKMIAMLGHLPQRQADSDAFNYAGGDYSFNANRSTASLWYGRLEDIYQQGFVGLKHSQPMGDWTLGANLGYFMANEQGEARIGDIDNQAFYSLLSAKHGGHTFSVGYQAIYGEDAFPRVFPNISPLGNEVPTYEFAYTDERSWQVRYDYDFVAMGVPGLTATVRYLKGDNVDTGRGFEGKEHERDFDLGYAVQSGVFKGLGIRLRNAMARSNYRSDIDENRVILSYTWTLL, encoded by the coding sequence ATGAACCACTTCCCACACTACGGGTTGCTGTCTCTCTGCGCCCTGAGTTTCTGCGCCAGCGCCGCCGAGCCGGACTTCATCAAGGACGCCAGCGCTACCCTGCAAGCGCGCAACTATTACTTCAGCCGCGACTTTTCCGGCATCGTTGGGGCCAATCCGCAGTCCAAGGCCGAGGAATGGGGCCAGGGTTTCATCTTCAACTTCAAGTCCGGTTATACCCCCGGCCCCCTCGGTTTTGGCGTCGATGCCATTGGCTTGCTCGGCCTCAAGCTCGACAGCAGCCCGGACCGCACCGGCACCGGCTTGCTGCCGGTGCAGGACGATGGTCGCGCCGCCGATGACTACAGCCGGGTCGGCGCCACGTTGAAAATGCGCTACTCGAAGACCGAGCTGAAAGTCGGCGAGTTGCAGACCAACCTGCCCATCCTGCAGTACAACGACTCACGCCTGCTGCCGCCTACCTACCAGGGCGTCAGCCTGACCTCTGCCGAGATCAGCGGCTTTACCCTGCAGGCCGGTCACCTGAGTTCAACCAGCCTGCGCAATGAAGCCGGTGACGAAAAAATGATCGCCATGCTCGGCCACCTGCCCCAGCGCCAGGCTGACAGTGATGCCTTCAACTACGCCGGCGGCGACTACAGCTTCAACGCCAATCGCAGCACCGCCAGCCTCTGGTATGGACGTCTGGAAGATATCTATCAACAGGGCTTTGTCGGCCTCAAGCACAGCCAGCCCATGGGCGACTGGACCCTGGGTGCCAACCTTGGATACTTCATGGCCAACGAACAGGGCGAGGCGCGCATTGGCGATATCGACAACCAGGCGTTCTATTCGCTGCTGTCGGCCAAGCATGGCGGCCACACGTTCAGTGTCGGTTACCAGGCGATCTATGGTGAAGACGCTTTCCCACGGGTGTTCCCGAACATCTCGCCGCTGGGCAACGAAGTGCCGACCTACGAGTTCGCCTATACCGACGAGCGATCCTGGCAGGTGCGTTATGACTATGACTTCGTCGCCATGGGCGTTCCCGGGCTGACTGCAACCGTGCGCTACCTCAAAGGCGACAACGTCGATACTGGGCGGGGTTTTGAGGGCAAGGAACACGAGCGTGATTTCGATCTGGGCTACGCCGTGCAAAGTGGCGTGTTCAAGGGCTTGGGGATACGCCTGCGCAACGCCATGGCGCGCTCCAATTACCGCTCGGACATCGATGAGAACCGGGTGATCCTCAGTTACACCTGGACCTTGCTGTAG
- a CDS encoding aromatic acid/H+ symport family MFS transporter, which produces MRAIDINSLIDQAKFNSFHWRVLFWCALIIIFDGYDLVIYGVVLPALMQEWGMTPLQAGALGSYALFGMMFGALVFGPLSDRIGRKKAITVCVILFSGFTVLNGFARNPTEFGICRFLAGLGIGGVMPNVVALMNEYAPKRMRSTLVAIMFSGYSVGGMLSAGLGIVLLPAFGWQSVFYVAVIPLLLLPLILRYLPESLGFLVRQGRTEQASQLLQRVEPSYQAQAGDRLEVVTGTHAGGSVPQLFREGRALSTLMLWVAFFCCLLMVYALNSWLPKLMSNAGYGLGSSLAFLLVLNFGAIFGAVGGGWIGDRFKLDRVLVVFFAVAALSISLLGFKSPTPVLYLLIGIAGATTIGTQILAYACVAQFYPMGIRSTGLGWASGIGRSGAIVGPILGGMLLGIQLPLALNFMAFALPGAVAAVAMMVFAGRGAGIAALSRVKPAPTGG; this is translated from the coding sequence ATGCGAGCGATCGATATCAATAGCCTGATCGATCAGGCGAAATTCAATTCCTTTCACTGGCGTGTGCTGTTCTGGTGCGCGCTGATCATCATCTTCGACGGCTACGACCTGGTCATTTACGGCGTGGTGCTGCCGGCCTTGATGCAGGAGTGGGGCATGACCCCGCTGCAAGCCGGTGCCCTGGGCAGCTATGCATTGTTTGGCATGATGTTCGGCGCCCTGGTGTTCGGCCCGCTGTCGGACCGGATCGGGCGCAAGAAGGCCATCACTGTCTGTGTGATCCTTTTCAGCGGCTTCACCGTGCTCAACGGCTTTGCCCGCAACCCCACTGAGTTTGGCATTTGTCGCTTTCTGGCAGGCCTTGGCATCGGAGGAGTGATGCCCAACGTGGTGGCGTTGATGAACGAGTATGCGCCCAAGCGCATGCGCAGCACCCTGGTGGCGATCATGTTCAGTGGCTACTCGGTGGGCGGCATGCTCTCGGCCGGGCTTGGGATCGTCTTGTTGCCGGCGTTCGGTTGGCAGTCGGTGTTCTATGTGGCGGTCATTCCCTTGCTGTTGCTGCCGTTGATCCTGCGCTACTTGCCCGAGTCCCTGGGGTTTCTGGTGCGTCAGGGCCGTACCGAGCAGGCCAGCCAGTTGCTGCAGCGGGTTGAGCCGAGCTACCAGGCGCAAGCGGGAGACCGCCTGGAGGTGGTGACCGGCACCCACGCCGGTGGTTCGGTGCCGCAACTGTTTCGCGAAGGCCGGGCGCTGAGCACGTTGATGCTCTGGGTCGCCTTTTTCTGCTGCCTGTTGATGGTTTACGCGCTCAATTCCTGGTTGCCCAAACTGATGAGCAACGCCGGTTACGGCCTGGGTTCAAGCCTGGCGTTCTTGCTGGTGCTGAACTTCGGCGCGATCTTTGGCGCGGTGGGCGGCGGCTGGATTGGCGACCGCTTCAAGCTTGATCGGGTGCTGGTGGTGTTCTTCGCCGTGGCGGCGTTGTCGATCAGCCTGCTTGGCTTCAAGAGCCCGACGCCGGTGTTGTACCTGCTGATCGGCATTGCCGGCGCGACCACCATCGGTACGCAGATTCTGGCCTATGCCTGCGTGGCTCAGTTTTACCCCATGGGGATTCGCTCGACCGGGCTAGGCTGGGCATCGGGTATCGGCCGCAGCGGGGCGATCGTCGGGCCGATCCTGGGGGGAATGTTGCTGGGGATTCAGTTGCCGCTGGCGCTGAATTTCATGGCCTTTGCGCTGCCGGGTGCGGTAGCGGCGGTGGCGATGATGGTGTTTGCAGGGCGTGGAGCTGGCATAGCGGCCCTATCGCGGGTCAAGCCTGCTCCCACAGGGGGGTAG